The following are from one region of the Lynx canadensis isolate LIC74 chromosome D4, mLynCan4.pri.v2, whole genome shotgun sequence genome:
- the CDKN2B gene encoding cyclin-dependent kinase 4 inhibitor B: protein MREEDKGMLRGGGDGAGLANASARGQVDTVQQLLEAGADPNGVNRFGRRPIQVMMMGSARVAELLLLHGADPNCADPATLTRPVHDAAREGFLDTLVVLHRAGARLDVRDAWGRLPVALAEERGHRDVARYLRAAAGD, encoded by the exons ATGCGCGAGGAGGACAAGGGCATGCTCCGTGGTGGCGGCGACGGCGCGGGCCTGGCCAACGCCTCCGCGCGGGGGCAAGTGGACACTGTGCAGCAGCTCTTGGAAGCCGGTGCGGATCCCAACGGAGTCAACCGCTTCGGGAGGCGCCCAATCCAG GTCATGATGATGGGCAGCGCCCGCGTGGCCGAGCTGCTGCTGCTCCACGGCGCGGACCCCAACTGCGCGGATCCCGCCACCCTCACCCGACCTGTGCACGACGCCGCCCGGGAGGGGTTCCTGGACACGCTGGTGGTGCTGCACCGAGCCGGGGCGCGGCTGGATGTGCGCGATGCCTGGGGCCGCCTGCCCGTGGCCCTGGCTGAGGAGCGGGGCCACCGCGATGTCGCCCGGTACCTGCGCGCAGCCGCGGGAGATTGA